CGGCCAGTTCGAGGCGATCAGCGCCCTCGTTGATGACGGTCGACGCGCCCTTGTCGTGCAGCGAACGGGGTGGGGAAAGTCCGCGGTGTACTTCGTCGCGACAGCGCTACTCCGCGCTCGCGGAGCCGGGCCGACACTGCTCGTCTCACCGCTCCTCGCACTCATGCGCGACCAGGTCGAGGCTGCGGAGCGAGCGGGGGTGCGGGCAGCCGCAATCAACTCAGCGACGTCAGAGGAGTGGGAGGATATTGAAGATCGCCTCGCACGCGACGAAATCGACGTGCTGCTTGTCTCGCCGGAGCGACTCAATAACCCCCGATTCCGCGAAACTCAGTTGCCCAAAATACTCACTCGCATGGGTCTCATGGTGATCGACGAGGCGCACTGCATCTCAGACTGGGGCCATGATTTCCGCCCGGACTACCGGCGAATCGCAACGCTGCTGGCTGGCCTTGAGCACCACGTGCCTGTACTCGCAACCACAGCGACGGCCAACGCCCGCGTCGTCGCCGATGTATCCGAGCAGCTCGGCACCGACGTGCTCACCCTGCGCGGCACGCTCGCGCGAGACTCATTGCGGCTTGGCTGCCTGCGCCTGCCTTCGGCGGAGGCTCGGCTCGCTTGGCTCGTGCAGCATCTCGGAGGCTTCTCGGGCAGCGGGATCGTCTACGCGCTCACCGTGTCTGCCGCTGAAGACACCGCTCTCCTGCTGCGCGACGCAGGGTACGAGGTCGCAGCGTATACGGGCCGCACTGACCCTGAGGAACGGGCGCGGCTTGAATCCGCCCTCAAGAACAACGAGGTGAAAGCGCTCATCGCTACGAGTGCACTCGGCATGGGGTTCGACAAGCCAGACCTCGGTTTCGTACTCCACCTTGGCGCCCCTTCCTCCCCCGTCGCCTACTACCAGCAGGTCGGGCGCGCAGGTCGTGGCACGGCGCACGCTGACGTGCTCCTCCTGCCGGGCGCGGAAGACGCCGCAATCTGGCGGTACTTCGCGACGGCTTCGATGCCTGATCCTGAGCGTGCGCGGGCAGTCATCGAGGCGCTCGGTGCCCCTGAC
Above is a window of Leucobacter aridicollis DNA encoding:
- a CDS encoding RecQ family ATP-dependent DNA helicase; translation: MAHLDNTTLARALTVLRQLTGAVDAEFHPGQFEAISALVDDGRRALVVQRTGWGKSAVYFVATALLRARGAGPTLLVSPLLALMRDQVEAAERAGVRAAAINSATSEEWEDIEDRLARDEIDVLLVSPERLNNPRFRETQLPKILTRMGLMVIDEAHCISDWGHDFRPDYRRIATLLAGLEHHVPVLATTATANARVVADVSEQLGTDVLTLRGTLARDSLRLGCLRLPSAEARLAWLVQHLGGFSGSGIVYALTVSAAEDTALLLRDAGYEVAAYTGRTDPEERARLESALKNNEVKALIATSALGMGFDKPDLGFVLHLGAPSSPVAYYQQVGRAGRGTAHADVLLLPGAEDAAIWRYFATASMPDPERARAVIEALGAPDSPPLSTPALEARVDLRRTQLDLLLKVLDVDGSVNRVSGGWTATGAEWTYDAERYARIAAARDAEQSAMLRYERGETCRMAELQRELDDPTATDCGRCDVCAGPWYPTEVTGDAAARATTRLRQAGVPIEPRGQWPTGADRRGVNVRGRIAQNERAEPGRVVARLTDLGWGGALRELFAAGAADQAIPEPLLGAVLTTLRDWPRETRPVGVVAMPSLTRPTLISSTAAAIAERGKLPFLGTLDFADDRPVTAPGGNSAFRLASVWGRWSLGPELASVVARAPGPLLLVDDLVDSRWSFTVAARELRLAGAPQVLPFALASVG